From Cognatishimia activa, one genomic window encodes:
- a CDS encoding response regulator transcription factor: MTDKISVVIVDDHPMVAEGIQSILESYDDLDVRATLTNGAEAVAYLKSNTIDVVLMDLNMPGIGGLTATEMVLESKPDMRILILSMHDSPEYISTALSHGARGYVLKDVPTEEIKTAIDTVMRGERYLCTGAKGSLEPVEDGDRETLTSREQTVLLQLAQGKSNKEVAIELNISVRTVETHRKNIKRKLGISSTAGLTRYAIEHGVLQQTGVQT; this comes from the coding sequence ATGACCGATAAGATTTCTGTGGTGATCGTAGACGATCACCCTATGGTCGCGGAAGGCATTCAATCGATTTTGGAAAGCTACGATGACTTGGATGTGCGCGCGACATTGACCAATGGCGCTGAAGCTGTGGCCTATCTGAAATCCAATACCATCGACGTGGTGCTGATGGATCTGAACATGCCTGGGATCGGCGGTTTAACTGCCACTGAGATGGTGCTGGAAAGCAAGCCCGACATGCGCATTCTAATTCTGTCGATGCATGACAGTCCGGAATATATCTCAACCGCACTGAGCCATGGCGCGCGTGGCTATGTCCTCAAGGATGTGCCCACTGAAGAGATCAAAACCGCCATCGATACCGTGATGCGCGGAGAGCGTTATCTCTGCACAGGAGCAAAAGGATCATTGGAACCTGTTGAGGACGGCGACCGCGAAACCCTGACCAGTCGAGAGCAGACTGTCCTGCTGCAGCTTGCCCAGGGTAAATCCAACAAAGAAGTCGCCATAGAACTGAACATTTCGGTGCGTACAGTCGAGACCCATCGTAAAAATATCAAACGCAAACTGGGCATTAGTTCCACTGCCGGACTGACTCGTTATGCGATCGAACACGGCGTTTTGCAGCAAACTGGGGTGCAAACCTAA
- a CDS encoding acetolactate synthase 3 large subunit: MTRNMTGAKMVVQALKDQGVDTVFGYPGGAVLPIYDEIFQQNDIRHILVRHEQGAVHAAEGYARSTGKVGVALVTSGPGATNAVTGLTDALLDSIPIVVISGQVPTFMIGSDAFQEADTVGITRPCTKHNWLAKDTETLAETLHQAFHVARSGRPGPVLIDIPKDTQFASAEYTEARAAKVDHYQPQLKGDITEITELVELMEKAERPVFYTGGGVINSGDAASQLLRELVDTTNFPITSTLMGLGCYPASGKNWLGMLGMHGLYEANMAMHDCDLMINVGARFDDRITGLISAFSPNSKKAHIDIDPSSINKVIRVDVPIVGDVAHVLEDLLKVWKARGRKTNKEAVQKWHAQIAEWKAVRCLDFKQEGSTIKPQYALSRLEALTKDMDRYVTTEVGQHQMWAAQYLGFEDPNRWMTSGGLGTMGYGFPASIGVQMAHPDSLVINVAGEASWLMNMQEMGTAVQFRLPVKQFILNNERLGMVRQWQELLHGERYSHSWSEALPDFVKLAEAFGAKGIICSDPKDLDDAIMEMVNHDGPVIFDCLVEKHENCFPMIPSGKPHNEMLLGEASTQGAIEAGGAVLV; this comes from the coding sequence ATGACACGCAACATGACCGGCGCGAAAATGGTAGTCCAGGCTCTGAAGGATCAGGGTGTGGACACAGTCTTTGGCTATCCCGGCGGTGCGGTGCTACCGATTTACGACGAGATTTTTCAGCAAAATGACATTCGCCACATTCTGGTGCGTCACGAGCAAGGCGCGGTACACGCAGCCGAGGGTTATGCGCGTTCCACTGGTAAGGTCGGCGTTGCGCTGGTGACATCCGGTCCAGGCGCAACCAATGCGGTGACCGGTCTGACCGATGCTTTGCTCGACTCAATCCCAATTGTTGTCATCTCAGGTCAGGTTCCAACCTTCATGATCGGCTCTGACGCTTTCCAGGAAGCGGACACTGTTGGCATCACGCGCCCATGCACAAAGCACAACTGGCTCGCGAAGGATACAGAGACGCTTGCTGAAACTCTGCATCAGGCTTTCCATGTTGCGCGTTCTGGCCGTCCGGGTCCGGTTCTGATCGACATTCCGAAGGACACCCAATTCGCCAGCGCTGAGTACACCGAAGCCCGCGCGGCAAAGGTTGATCACTATCAGCCACAGCTCAAGGGTGACATCACCGAGATCACAGAACTCGTTGAATTGATGGAGAAAGCTGAACGCCCAGTTTTCTACACTGGCGGCGGCGTTATCAATTCCGGCGATGCGGCAAGCCAATTGCTGCGTGAGCTTGTCGACACCACAAACTTCCCGATCACATCCACATTGATGGGTCTGGGCTGTTATCCTGCATCTGGCAAAAACTGGCTGGGCATGCTTGGCATGCATGGTCTTTACGAAGCCAATATGGCGATGCATGACTGTGATCTGATGATCAATGTTGGCGCGCGCTTTGATGACCGGATCACCGGTCTGATTTCCGCCTTCTCGCCGAACTCCAAGAAAGCGCATATCGATATCGATCCAAGCTCGATCAACAAGGTGATCCGCGTGGATGTCCCGATTGTTGGTGACGTGGCGCATGTTCTGGAGGACCTGTTGAAAGTCTGGAAGGCCCGCGGCCGCAAGACCAACAAAGAAGCGGTGCAAAAGTGGCACGCGCAGATTGCAGAGTGGAAAGCGGTACGTTGTTTGGACTTTAAACAGGAAGGCAGCACCATCAAGCCGCAATACGCCCTGTCCCGTCTTGAGGCCCTGACCAAAGACATGGACCGCTATGTCACCACTGAGGTTGGCCAGCACCAGATGTGGGCTGCTCAATATCTTGGTTTCGAAGATCCAAACCGCTGGATGACCTCCGGTGGTCTGGGCACCATGGGCTATGGTTTCCCAGCCTCCATCGGCGTTCAGATGGCGCATCCAGACAGTCTCGTGATCAACGTGGCCGGCGAAGCGTCCTGGTTGATGAACATGCAGGAAATGGGCACCGCGGTTCAGTTCCGCCTGCCAGTCAAACAGTTCATTCTAAACAACGAACGTCTGGGCATGGTGCGCCAGTGGCAGGAGCTGCTGCATGGCGAACGCTATAGCCACTCCTGGTCCGAAGCCCTGCCCGACTTTGTGAAACTGGCCGAAGCCTTTGGCGCCAAAGGAATTATCTGTTCCGATCCTAAAGATCTGGATGATGCGATCATGGAAATGGTCAATCACGACGGACCAGTGATTTTCGATTGTCTGGTAGAGAAACATGAAAACTGCTTCCCGATGATCCCGTCAGGTAAGCCACACAACGAAATGCTTCTGGGCGAAGCCTCCACCCAAGGCGCCATCGAAGCTGGCGGCGCGGTACTGGTGTAA
- the ilvN gene encoding acetolactate synthase small subunit, translating into MAALKIKKGSTSHSAYNLRPDFSNVEETHTLAVVVDNEPGVLARVVGLFSGRGYNIESLTVAEVDHTGHQSRITIVTTGTPQVIEQIKAQLGRIVPVHEVHDLTVEGPSVERELGLFKVAGEGEKRVEAMRLADIFRANVVDSTLNSFVFEITGTPEKIDAFAELMRPLGLQEVARTGVAALSRGAL; encoded by the coding sequence ATGGCTGCTTTGAAAATTAAAAAAGGCTCCACGAGTCATTCCGCCTACAACCTGCGCCCGGATTTCTCCAATGTGGAAGAAACCCACACGCTGGCAGTGGTTGTTGATAACGAACCGGGTGTTTTGGCGCGCGTTGTTGGCCTCTTCTCTGGCCGCGGCTACAATATCGAAAGCCTGACAGTGGCTGAGGTGGATCACACTGGCCACCAGTCTCGTATCACCATCGTGACCACCGGGACACCGCAAGTGATCGAGCAGATCAAAGCTCAGCTTGGTCGTATCGTTCCGGTCCATGAAGTTCATGACCTGACCGTTGAAGGCCCATCTGTTGAGCGTGAACTTGGGCTCTTTAAGGTGGCTGGCGAAGGCGAGAAACGCGTTGAAGCCATGCGTCTTGCTGACATCTTCCGCGCCAATGTGGTGGATTCTACACTGAACAGCTTTGTGTTTGAAATCACCGGAACGCCGGAAAAAATCGACGCATTCGCCGAATTGATGCGTCCACTCGGCCTGCAGGAAGTGGCCCGTACAGGTGTTGCAGCCCTGTCTCGTGGTGCACTTTAA
- a CDS encoding DUF2189 domain-containing protein, whose amino-acid sequence MNEAPGTPSISEGGKPMGVPELGAVEFSTLKEALRLGLHDFRALPIYGLIFAAVYFVGGWLITWITLATGQTYWLVFAAIGFPLLGPFAATGLYEASHQRQLGRLPSPRRIFGVVLDQGRRQLPSLCAVIIIVFLFWFFLAHMIFALFLGLSTMTNVSTSLEVYFTANGLMMLAFGSAVGGAFALLLYMLVVISIPLLLDREVDFVTAMITSFQTVASNFIPMVAWGLVISVLLFLAMLPGFLGLFVVLPVLGHASWHLYALIKT is encoded by the coding sequence ATGAACGAGGCACCTGGGACGCCGTCCATTTCAGAGGGTGGTAAACCGATGGGGGTGCCCGAGTTGGGCGCCGTGGAATTTTCCACCTTAAAAGAAGCGCTTAGACTTGGGTTGCATGACTTTCGCGCACTGCCAATTTACGGGCTGATTTTCGCCGCGGTGTATTTTGTGGGGGGCTGGCTGATCACCTGGATCACGCTTGCGACCGGGCAGACCTATTGGCTGGTCTTTGCTGCGATTGGCTTTCCATTGCTGGGACCATTTGCGGCCACAGGACTTTATGAGGCCTCACATCAGAGGCAATTGGGTCGATTGCCGTCTCCGCGGCGCATCTTTGGCGTGGTGCTCGATCAGGGGCGGCGGCAACTGCCCTCGCTCTGTGCCGTCATTATCATTGTTTTTCTGTTTTGGTTCTTTCTGGCACATATGATCTTCGCGCTCTTTCTGGGGCTTTCGACGATGACCAATGTCTCAACCAGTCTAGAGGTCTACTTCACTGCGAACGGGTTGATGATGCTAGCGTTTGGTTCAGCGGTAGGCGGAGCATTTGCTCTGCTGCTCTACATGTTGGTTGTGATCTCGATCCCATTGTTATTGGATCGTGAAGTCGACTTTGTCACCGCTATGATCACGAGTTTTCAAACCGTCGCTTCGAACTTCATTCCTATGGTGGCCTGGGGCCTCGTAATTTCGGTATTACTGTTCCTGGCGATGTTGCCGGGGTTTCTGGGGCTCTTCGTCGTGCTGCCCGTTTTAGGCCATGCGAGCTGGCATTTGTATGCTTTAATCAAGACATGA
- the prfB gene encoding peptide chain release factor 2, which produces MRAEVQNTVTEIEKSIDLLKQRLNWETAEFRLEEFNARVEDPNLWDDAEAAQKLMRERQLLVDAIDGVKALATELSDNIEMIELGEMEEDEEVVKDAEQAIFALKETAAEKELEALLDGEADSNDTFLEINSGAGGTESCDWASMLARMYVRWAEKRGYTVELQSQTAGEEAGIKSAAYKISGHNAYGWLKSESGVHRLVRISPYDSAAKRHTSFSSVWVYPVVDDNIEIEVNPSEIRIDTYRSSGAGGQHVNTTDSAVRITHIPTGIVVTSSEKSQHQNRDIAMKALKSRLYQQELDRRNAAINEAHESKGDAGWGNQIRSYVLQPYQMVKDLRTNHETSDTKGVLDGDLDGFMAATLAMDVAGKSRADAQGE; this is translated from the coding sequence ATGCGCGCAGAAGTTCAAAACACAGTGACAGAGATCGAGAAGTCCATTGACCTCTTGAAGCAACGTCTGAACTGGGAAACCGCTGAATTCCGTCTGGAAGAATTCAATGCGCGTGTGGAAGACCCTAACCTCTGGGATGATGCGGAAGCCGCGCAAAAACTGATGCGCGAGCGTCAGTTGCTGGTGGATGCCATCGATGGCGTCAAAGCTCTGGCGACCGAACTTTCTGACAACATCGAGATGATCGAACTCGGTGAGATGGAAGAAGATGAAGAGGTCGTAAAAGACGCAGAACAGGCGATCTTTGCACTGAAGGAAACCGCTGCAGAGAAAGAGCTTGAAGCGCTGCTAGATGGCGAAGCAGATAGCAACGACACTTTCCTGGAAATCAACTCTGGCGCGGGCGGTACGGAGAGCTGCGACTGGGCCTCTATGCTAGCGCGGATGTATGTGCGTTGGGCAGAAAAGCGCGGCTATACCGTTGAATTGCAATCGCAAACCGCGGGCGAAGAAGCGGGTATCAAGTCTGCGGCCTATAAGATTTCAGGGCACAACGCATATGGCTGGCTCAAGTCCGAAAGCGGCGTGCACCGTCTTGTGCGCATCTCACCTTATGACAGCGCCGCAAAGCGTCATACGTCGTTCAGCTCTGTTTGGGTGTACCCGGTGGTTGACGACAATATCGAGATCGAGGTGAACCCGTCTGAAATTCGCATCGATACCTATCGCTCTTCAGGGGCTGGTGGTCAGCACGTGAACACCACGGACTCGGCTGTTCGGATCACGCACATTCCAACGGGTATTGTGGTGACTTCTTCTGAGAAGTCGCAGCACCAGAACCGCGATATTGCGATGAAGGCTTTGAAATCTCGCCTTTATCAACAGGAGTTGGATCGCCGGAATGCAGCCATCAACGAGGCGCATGAGAGCAAAGGTGATGCCGGCTGGGGCAACCAGATCCGGTCATACGTTCTGCAACCCTACCAAATGGTGAAAGACCTGCGCACGAACCATGAGACCTCGGACACCAAAGGCGTGCTGGATGGCGATCTTGATGGCTTTATGGCGGCGACTTTGGCCATGGATGTGGCGGGCAAAAGCCGGGCTGACGCGCAAGGCGAGTGA
- a CDS encoding penicillin-binding protein 1A, which yields MIRFILSFFGSIFTLITMGAAVVAISIGAVFYVYGQDLPSTEALAKYSPPTISRIYSGEGKIIDEFARERRLFVPAEEIPDLVKQAFISAEDKNFYQHKGYDPRGMLAAAVEAARGGRLRGASTITQQVMKNFLLSGDRSAERKIKELILSNRVEGVLDKDKILELYLNEIFLGQNSYGVAAAAQTYFNKTLSELAPEEAAYLATLPKKPSNLHPVRHKEAAIDRRNFVLKEMKENGYLPEEAYETAIAKPLLSVQAGDYESFKSALPPRDYFTDEIRRQLSRDFGEEEFFTGGMAVRATFDPELQEVAAVALQHALEKYDRAQGVWRGTGKTLPVEVLADEATWRAELAKVEVPRDVQADGQWYPAVVLSVGNNDARIGIENVEDDEDGHFITAKDVTWARKLLNDDGELGRKAKVAGDLLETGDVVLVRAMTKDSDGSFVRWTLRQVPEVQGGFMAMDVNNGRVIAMQGGFSYQDSVFNRATQARRQPGSSFKPFVYASALDSGYSPATIVIDAPIEINTPQGLWRPRNSSNKFYGPTPLRTGIEQSRNLMTIRLAQEVGMDVVGDYARRFGVYDDMGLYLANSLGSEETTLFNMVSAYAMFANGGERVEPTLVDRVQDRYGKTIYRHDQRDCEECLDPRIAVDRAPKISTNRERVMDAITAYQLTSMMRGVVDRGTAASAINLPVPVAGKTGTTNEARDVWFVGFTNTMVAGCYIGHDQPRPLGRGTFGGNTCGPVFQEFMSEAIEKYGAGKFRVPPGGQFIKIDRFTGARLSNEASGESVVAEYFRLGEEPIFGVAFDGGFAMGSNLPLFDDVASSGQTVTTSTGETTIVGPDASFGTLSSGGLY from the coding sequence GTGATACGCTTTATCTTGTCCTTTTTTGGTAGCATTTTCACGCTCATAACTATGGGCGCGGCTGTTGTTGCGATCTCAATTGGCGCAGTCTTTTACGTCTATGGCCAGGATTTGCCGAGCACGGAAGCTTTGGCGAAGTACAGCCCGCCGACGATCAGCCGGATATATTCGGGTGAAGGCAAGATTATCGATGAATTCGCGCGTGAGCGCCGTCTGTTTGTTCCAGCAGAGGAAATCCCGGATCTGGTGAAACAGGCCTTTATTTCTGCGGAAGATAAGAACTTTTATCAACACAAGGGCTATGATCCGCGCGGCATGCTGGCTGCAGCGGTAGAGGCCGCACGCGGTGGCCGTCTGCGGGGCGCATCAACGATCACCCAGCAGGTGATGAAGAACTTCCTTCTGTCGGGAGATCGCTCTGCTGAGCGCAAGATCAAAGAGTTGATCCTATCAAACCGCGTTGAAGGTGTTCTGGATAAAGACAAAATCCTGGAACTTTATCTGAACGAAATCTTCCTTGGTCAGAACTCCTACGGAGTGGCCGCGGCTGCGCAAACTTATTTCAACAAAACGCTGTCAGAGCTTGCCCCTGAAGAGGCAGCTTACCTCGCGACCCTGCCAAAGAAGCCGTCGAACCTGCATCCGGTTCGCCATAAAGAGGCGGCGATCGATCGGCGTAACTTCGTTTTGAAAGAAATGAAGGAAAACGGATATCTACCTGAAGAAGCTTATGAAACCGCGATTGCTAAACCTTTGCTTTCAGTTCAGGCAGGGGATTATGAAAGCTTCAAATCTGCTTTGCCTCCAAGGGATTACTTCACAGACGAGATCCGCCGCCAGCTAAGCCGCGATTTTGGTGAAGAGGAATTCTTCACAGGTGGCATGGCCGTACGGGCGACATTTGATCCAGAACTTCAAGAAGTTGCTGCAGTCGCTCTTCAGCACGCGCTTGAAAAATACGACCGCGCGCAAGGCGTTTGGCGTGGGACCGGAAAGACACTTCCAGTAGAGGTTCTGGCGGATGAAGCGACGTGGCGTGCAGAGCTCGCAAAGGTCGAAGTGCCTCGCGATGTGCAGGCCGACGGTCAATGGTATCCAGCTGTTGTCTTGAGCGTAGGCAATAATGACGCCCGGATTGGCATCGAGAATGTCGAAGACGATGAAGATGGCCACTTCATAACAGCCAAAGACGTCACTTGGGCACGTAAACTGCTTAACGATGATGGCGAATTAGGGCGAAAAGCCAAGGTTGCAGGCGATTTGCTGGAGACTGGCGATGTGGTGCTGGTTCGCGCGATGACCAAAGACAGTGATGGCAGCTTCGTGCGCTGGACATTACGTCAGGTACCAGAAGTGCAGGGCGGCTTTATGGCGATGGACGTGAACAACGGTCGCGTGATTGCCATGCAGGGCGGCTTCTCCTATCAGGACTCAGTTTTCAACCGCGCAACCCAAGCCCGTCGTCAGCCGGGCTCTAGTTTTAAACCGTTTGTCTATGCTTCGGCATTGGACAGTGGGTATTCCCCAGCGACAATCGTTATTGATGCCCCGATTGAGATCAACACACCGCAGGGCCTCTGGCGTCCGCGCAACTCATCCAACAAGTTCTACGGTCCAACGCCTTTACGCACCGGGATCGAGCAATCTCGGAACTTGATGACAATCCGTCTGGCGCAAGAGGTTGGCATGGATGTTGTCGGCGACTACGCGCGTCGCTTCGGTGTTTATGACGATATGGGACTTTATCTTGCGAACTCACTTGGTTCGGAAGAAACCACGCTTTTCAACATGGTATCGGCCTATGCGATGTTCGCGAACGGTGGTGAACGCGTAGAGCCAACACTGGTTGACCGCGTGCAGGACCGATATGGCAAGACCATCTACCGCCATGATCAGCGGGACTGTGAGGAGTGTCTTGATCCACGCATTGCAGTAGATCGTGCCCCGAAAATCTCAACCAACCGCGAACGCGTCATGGACGCGATCACCGCCTATCAGCTGACTTCTATGATGCGTGGCGTTGTTGATCGCGGAACGGCGGCAAGCGCGATCAACCTGCCAGTGCCAGTTGCTGGCAAGACCGGCACAACCAACGAAGCGCGAGACGTTTGGTTTGTAGGTTTCACCAACACAATGGTGGCTGGCTGTTACATTGGCCATGACCAGCCGCGTCCATTAGGCCGTGGCACCTTTGGCGGCAATACCTGTGGTCCGGTGTTCCAGGAGTTTATGAGCGAAGCGATTGAAAAATACGGCGCGGGTAAGTTCCGCGTACCACCGGGCGGGCAGTTTATCAAGATCGACCGCTTCACAGGCGCGCGGCTTTCAAATGAAGCAAGTGGTGAAAGCGTTGTGGCGGAATACTTCCGTCTGGGCGAAGAGCCGATCTTTGGCGTGGCATTTGATGGTGGTTTCGCCATGGGGTCGAACTTGCCGCTCTTTGATGATGTGGCTTCTTCTGGTCAAACCGTGACCACATCCACCGGTGAGACCACGATAGTGGGGCCTGACGCTTCCTTCGGCACATTGAGTTCCGGCGGGCTTTACTGA
- a CDS encoding N-acetylmuramoyl-L-alanine amidase, producing MSRFLKILAFAGAAILGTSVFAQDFSGLARLDVSESQIVDQGKRRASIDLALSQGVPWRVFTLDAPRRLVIDFREVDWTGVTGSDLLKGDNISEVRVGGFRPGWSRLVADLASPMLVETAEMKIDPSTSEAQLRVKMFATDAESFASRSGAPYDPRWDLPKPVVEDVERPEKSDWAATVVVLDPGHGGVDPGAERGGVQEKALMLTFARELRDTLRRAGGFEVVLTRNEDVFVSLERRVAIAHEVSADIFVSLHADTVQQGQAHGATVYTLSEKASDAASQYLAERHDRSDVLAGIDLTGTDDLIANVLLDLVRRETEPRSERLAKAMVLGLQGTIGELNRKPYRQAGFSVLKAADIPSVLIEVGFMSSARDLENLTDAEWRARAAEGIRDGLQAWVIADKAARNLVRQ from the coding sequence ATGAGCAGATTTCTGAAAATCCTGGCCTTCGCCGGTGCGGCAATTCTTGGGACAAGCGTCTTTGCCCAAGACTTTAGTGGTCTGGCGCGTTTGGATGTTTCTGAAAGCCAGATTGTAGATCAGGGTAAACGGCGGGCAAGCATTGATCTTGCCTTATCTCAAGGCGTGCCTTGGCGTGTCTTTACGTTGGATGCGCCTCGCCGGTTGGTGATCGACTTCCGTGAGGTGGATTGGACAGGGGTTACCGGAAGCGATCTCTTGAAAGGCGATAATATCTCTGAAGTACGCGTGGGCGGTTTCCGTCCGGGCTGGAGTCGCTTAGTTGCTGACCTCGCATCCCCGATGCTGGTGGAAACCGCCGAGATGAAAATCGACCCGTCCACGAGCGAAGCACAATTAAGGGTGAAAATGTTCGCTACGGATGCGGAAAGTTTCGCCTCACGTTCTGGCGCGCCATATGATCCGCGTTGGGATTTGCCGAAACCCGTTGTTGAAGACGTGGAGCGCCCAGAAAAATCAGATTGGGCAGCAACCGTCGTTGTGCTCGATCCAGGCCACGGTGGTGTTGATCCAGGAGCTGAACGTGGAGGAGTGCAAGAAAAAGCACTGATGCTAACCTTTGCCCGCGAATTGCGTGACACTCTACGACGGGCAGGTGGCTTTGAGGTGGTGCTAACACGAAACGAAGACGTCTTTGTTTCGCTAGAGCGTCGGGTGGCCATTGCTCATGAAGTCAGCGCAGATATTTTTGTGTCTTTACATGCAGATACCGTGCAGCAAGGGCAGGCCCATGGGGCGACGGTCTATACGCTGTCAGAAAAAGCCAGCGATGCTGCCTCGCAATATTTGGCGGAACGTCATGATCGCTCTGATGTTTTGGCTGGAATCGATCTGACAGGCACTGATGACTTGATTGCAAACGTGCTCCTTGATCTCGTACGGCGGGAAACAGAGCCACGTTCAGAACGCCTCGCCAAGGCCATGGTGCTTGGGCTTCAGGGCACAATTGGTGAACTCAACCGAAAACCATACCGGCAGGCAGGGTTTTCGGTGTTGAAGGCTGCAGATATTCCATCGGTGTTGATCGAGGTGGGTTTTATGTCTTCAGCGCGCGATCTGGAAAACCTGACAGATGCGGAATGGCGTGCCCGTGCCGCAGAGGGCATTCGCGATGGGCTTCAGGCTTGGGTCATTGCCGACAAGGCGGCGCGGAATTTGGTGCGCCAGTGA
- a CDS encoding M48 family metalloprotease, giving the protein MFLRRLCQSVFNAPFPTWTALAFALLLMISALPAKAVSLLRDPDIEYSLQQVAKPILNVAGLGNSIKILVVNDSSLNAFVLDNKHIFIHAGLLMRMDNADMLRAVIAHEAAHIANGHLARRHQNIGNARTVAGLGVALSALAAAATGNSELAAGVAAGVTSSASRVFLSHTRAEEASADKSAIQYLVRSGTDTQGMVQVFDLFSGQELLRPERQDPYTRTHPLTRDRLRNAKAAATAYAGKAKDDTSADYWFHRAKGKLTAFMRSPKWTKRTLKESPSEDIRLMREAVMHHRQSNSSKAIATLNRAIAKRPNDPYFYELRGQFQIESRQVGAAVSSYKACVDRARNNALCQGGYGRALLAAGQTKSALRALEKARNLDFRDGRILRDLASAYAKNGNAGMASVASAERYALQGRLKDAGIQAKRAAGLLPEGSSGWRRAQDIILAAKRAEKKKR; this is encoded by the coding sequence ATGTTTTTACGTCGCCTTTGTCAGAGCGTATTTAACGCTCCATTCCCTACCTGGACGGCATTGGCCTTCGCTCTGTTGCTAATGATCTCTGCTTTGCCCGCAAAGGCAGTCTCTCTATTGAGAGATCCAGATATTGAGTATTCTTTACAGCAAGTTGCAAAGCCGATCTTAAACGTCGCAGGGCTTGGAAATTCCATCAAAATTCTTGTGGTGAATGACAGCTCTCTGAATGCATTTGTGCTTGATAACAAACACATATTCATCCACGCGGGTCTGCTGATGCGCATGGATAATGCTGACATGCTACGCGCTGTAATTGCTCATGAAGCGGCACATATCGCCAATGGGCACCTTGCGCGACGCCATCAGAATATCGGCAATGCGCGTACAGTTGCAGGACTTGGAGTTGCACTCTCGGCGCTTGCGGCCGCAGCCACTGGAAATAGCGAACTAGCAGCGGGTGTTGCCGCAGGTGTCACAAGCTCAGCGAGCCGTGTTTTCCTCTCGCATACGCGGGCAGAAGAAGCGTCAGCAGACAAATCAGCAATTCAGTACCTTGTGCGTTCAGGTACAGATACCCAAGGCATGGTACAGGTCTTTGATCTCTTTAGCGGACAGGAACTGCTAAGGCCGGAACGCCAAGACCCCTACACACGGACCCACCCACTGACACGCGATCGTCTGCGGAATGCGAAGGCGGCGGCCACAGCCTATGCAGGCAAAGCCAAAGACGATACCTCAGCCGATTATTGGTTCCATAGGGCCAAAGGTAAACTCACAGCCTTTATGCGCAGCCCCAAATGGACAAAGCGCACTCTGAAAGAAAGCCCCAGTGAAGACATTCGGCTGATGCGTGAGGCGGTGATGCATCATCGTCAGTCCAACTCTTCCAAGGCGATAGCAACGTTAAACCGCGCAATCGCCAAACGCCCCAATGACCCATATTTTTATGAGCTACGCGGGCAGTTTCAGATCGAAAGCCGTCAGGTTGGTGCTGCGGTGTCATCCTACAAAGCCTGCGTCGATCGTGCTCGGAACAATGCCCTTTGCCAGGGCGGATATGGCCGCGCCCTTCTGGCGGCAGGCCAAACCAAGTCCGCGCTGAGGGCACTTGAAAAGGCGCGCAACTTGGATTTCCGCGATGGACGCATTCTCAGAGACCTTGCTTCAGCCTATGCTAAAAATGGCAATGCTGGCATGGCCTCCGTGGCCTCCGCAGAAAGATACGCCTTGCAGGGGCGTTTGAAAGATGCAGGAATTCAAGCCAAACGGGCCGCGGGATTGCTGCCAGAAGGATCAAGCGGCTGGCGCCGCGCACAGGATATCATCTTAGCCGCAAAACGGGCTGAGAAGAAAAAGAGATGA
- a CDS encoding DsbA family protein produces the protein MKTPILAAAFAALALPGQAMDIGQMSDEERAIFREEVRAYLLDNPEVIMEAVAVLEERQAAGQAAQDMTLVQVNADDIFNDGYSWVGGNPEGDITLVEFVDYRCGYCRRAHDEVKELVESDGNIRLIVKEFPILGEASTQSSRFAIAVKQLSGADAYHAANDALIRLRSDANARSLRKLATSLGLDADAILAHMDSADVTNEIQKTRELAQRLQITGTPTFVMQDDMLRGYLPLEQMRELVASKRG, from the coding sequence ATGAAAACCCCAATTCTGGCTGCGGCCTTCGCCGCCTTGGCCTTACCGGGACAGGCGATGGATATCGGCCAGATGAGCGATGAAGAACGCGCTATCTTCCGCGAAGAAGTCCGCGCCTACCTGTTGGATAATCCCGAAGTGATTATGGAGGCCGTCGCGGTTCTTGAAGAACGTCAGGCTGCGGGGCAGGCAGCGCAGGATATGACGCTTGTGCAAGTCAACGCCGATGACATCTTTAACGATGGCTACAGCTGGGTTGGTGGCAATCCCGAAGGTGATATCACCTTAGTGGAGTTCGTGGATTACCGCTGTGGTTACTGCCGTCGTGCGCATGACGAAGTGAAAGAGCTTGTGGAGAGCGATGGAAATATCCGCCTCATCGTGAAGGAATTCCCGATCTTGGGTGAAGCCTCGACGCAAAGCTCGCGTTTCGCCATTGCTGTAAAACAACTATCGGGCGCCGACGCCTATCACGCTGCCAATGATGCACTCATTCGTCTGCGTTCTGACGCCAATGCGCGTAGCCTGCGCAAGCTGGCGACCTCACTGGGATTGGACGCGGATGCGATCCTGGCGCATATGGACAGCGCTGACGTGACTAATGAAATCCAGAAGACACGAGAGCTGGCGCAGCGGTTGCAGATCACCGGCACACCGACATTTGTGATGCAAGATGATATGCTGCGCGGCTATCTTCCGCTTGAACAAATGCGTGAGCTTGTCGCCTCAAAGCGCGGATAA